One Lysobacter enzymogenes DNA segment encodes these proteins:
- a CDS encoding vWA domain-containing protein: MNPSAWFEHLAPLTFLRPQWLWALLALPLLGAWWWRSRRQRNVWQGAVDAHLLPHLLDAAPGRRSQLAAGAAALGYALAVLALAGPSWSQGEQPLWQGSTPMVVALDLSSRSLAGDLPPSRLAQARAKLAALLRARAGGGQIALVVYADDAFTVAPLTDDPDNISVFLDSLAPDIMPGDGQRSDRAIAWSARLLRQGGFKRGRIVLITDRGDSAADRAAAKAAGDGYSVSVLGLGSASGAAFQRPDGRIVKVRLDTSSLQDLVRAGNGRYAALSADDSDLRALQIGNAGSGDARVGAGAGEKRLAREDDGYWLLPPLLLLALFAFRRRAGAGALALLLCLGLPLATAPARAQSLWQRADQSAHERIVEGNQAYRSGRFEQAGELYQRGQGADAQYNLGNALARQGRYPEAIAAYDRALKQQPGMADALANKRAVEAAMKRPPPQNQNGKGQQQKPSSGSKQDDPKLQPSDSQQKPDGKPQSPPPKPDQDGKPQDRPKPADDPEQQRRADQEQRERMQRELERQRAQQPPPGAREPARTPAQRERQQANDAWLKRVPDDPGSLLRERFKIEYARRQMSALEGD, from the coding sequence ATGAATCCTTCGGCGTGGTTCGAACACCTGGCGCCGCTGACCTTCCTGCGCCCGCAGTGGCTGTGGGCGTTGCTGGCGCTGCCGCTGCTGGGCGCGTGGTGGTGGCGCAGCCGCCGCCAGCGCAACGTCTGGCAGGGCGCGGTCGATGCGCATTTGTTGCCGCATCTGCTCGATGCGGCGCCGGGCCGGCGTTCGCAACTGGCGGCCGGCGCGGCTGCGCTGGGCTATGCGCTGGCGGTCTTGGCGCTGGCCGGGCCCAGTTGGTCGCAGGGCGAGCAGCCGCTGTGGCAGGGCAGCACGCCGATGGTGGTGGCGCTGGACCTGTCCAGCCGCAGCCTCGCCGGCGACCTGCCGCCCAGCCGCCTGGCCCAGGCCCGGGCCAAGCTCGCCGCGTTGCTGCGCGCGCGCGCCGGCGGCGGCCAGATCGCGCTGGTGGTCTACGCCGACGACGCCTTCACCGTGGCGCCGCTGACCGACGACCCGGACAACATCTCGGTGTTCCTGGATTCGCTGGCGCCGGACATCATGCCCGGCGACGGCCAGCGCAGCGACCGCGCCATCGCCTGGTCGGCGCGGCTGCTGCGCCAGGGCGGCTTCAAGCGCGGCCGCATCGTGCTGATCACCGACCGCGGCGACAGCGCCGCCGACCGCGCCGCGGCCAAGGCCGCCGGCGACGGCTACAGCGTGTCGGTGCTGGGCCTGGGCAGCGCCAGCGGCGCCGCGTTCCAGCGCCCCGACGGCCGCATCGTCAAAGTCAGGCTCGACACTTCGTCGCTGCAGGATCTGGTGCGCGCCGGCAACGGCCGCTACGCCGCGCTCAGCGCCGACGACAGCGACCTGCGCGCGCTGCAGATCGGCAACGCCGGCAGCGGCGACGCGCGCGTCGGCGCCGGCGCCGGCGAGAAGCGGCTGGCGCGCGAGGACGACGGTTACTGGCTGTTGCCGCCGTTGCTGCTGCTGGCGCTGTTCGCGTTCCGCCGCCGCGCCGGCGCCGGCGCGCTGGCGTTGCTGCTGTGCCTGGGCCTGCCGCTGGCGACCGCGCCGGCGCGCGCGCAGTCGCTGTGGCAGCGCGCCGACCAGAGCGCGCACGAGCGCATCGTCGAAGGCAACCAGGCCTATCGGTCCGGGCGCTTCGAGCAGGCCGGCGAACTCTACCAGCGCGGCCAGGGCGCCGATGCGCAGTACAACCTCGGCAACGCGCTGGCGCGCCAGGGCCGCTATCCGGAGGCCATCGCCGCCTACGACCGCGCGCTCAAGCAGCAGCCGGGCATGGCCGACGCGCTCGCCAACAAGCGCGCGGTGGAGGCGGCGATGAAGCGGCCGCCGCCGCAGAACCAGAACGGCAAGGGGCAGCAGCAGAAACCGTCTTCGGGTTCCAAGCAGGACGATCCCAAGCTGCAGCCGTCGGATTCGCAGCAAAAGCCCGACGGCAAGCCGCAATCGCCGCCGCCGAAGCCCGACCAGGACGGCAAGCCGCAAGACCGGCCCAAGCCCGCCGACGATCCCGAGCAGCAGCGCCGCGCCGACCAGGAGCAGCGCGAGCGCATGCAGCGCGAGCTCGAGCGCCAGCGCGCGCAACAGCCGCCGCCGGGCGCGCGCGAGCCGGCGCGCACGCCGGCCCAGCGCGAGCGCCAGCAGGCCAACGACGCCTGGCTCAAGCGCGTTCCCGACGACCCGGGCAGCCTGCTGCGGGAACGGTTCAAGATCGAGTACGCGCGCCGGCAGATGTCGGCGCTGGAGGGAGACTGA
- a CDS encoding vWA domain-containing protein: MTGLGGLIADWRELFAWPWWLAALPLPLLARWLLPPARDGSAALKVPFGARLDAVAAAGGRGLRGGGAGWLLWLAWALLCLAAARPQQLGDPIRPPQVGRGMMLALDLSGSMSEQDMTLGRRNVDRLTAAKAVLADFLDRRVGDRVGLVVFGNRAYVLAPLTLDRDTVRDQLGNSLVGLAGQETAIGEAIGLAVRRLRQLPERERVLILLTDGVNTPGTPDPMRAAQIARDEGVRVHTIAFGGDGVLTLFGVRLPTSGGAEVDEAALRRIADLTGGRFFRARDTAELAGIYAEIDRLEPVQREGKAVRPRLERYPWPLGAALALGLLAFAWPRRRPA; this comes from the coding sequence ATGACCGGGCTGGGCGGGTTGATCGCCGACTGGCGCGAATTGTTCGCCTGGCCGTGGTGGCTGGCGGCGCTGCCGCTGCCGCTGCTGGCGCGCTGGCTGCTGCCGCCGGCGCGCGACGGTTCGGCGGCATTGAAAGTGCCGTTCGGCGCGCGCCTGGACGCGGTCGCCGCGGCCGGCGGGCGCGGCCTGCGCGGCGGCGGCGCCGGCTGGCTGCTGTGGCTGGCCTGGGCGCTGCTGTGCCTGGCCGCGGCGCGGCCGCAACAGCTCGGCGATCCGATCCGCCCGCCCCAGGTCGGCCGCGGCATGATGCTGGCGTTGGACCTGTCGGGCAGCATGAGCGAACAGGACATGACCCTGGGCCGGCGCAACGTCGACCGCCTGACCGCGGCCAAGGCGGTGCTGGCCGACTTCCTCGACCGCCGCGTCGGCGACCGCGTCGGCCTGGTGGTGTTCGGCAACCGCGCCTATGTGCTGGCGCCGCTGACCCTGGACCGCGACACCGTGCGCGACCAGCTCGGCAACAGCCTGGTCGGCCTGGCCGGGCAGGAGACCGCGATCGGCGAGGCCATCGGCCTGGCGGTGCGGCGCCTGCGCCAACTGCCCGAACGCGAGCGCGTGCTGATCCTGCTGACCGACGGCGTCAACACGCCCGGCACCCCCGATCCGATGCGCGCCGCCCAGATCGCACGCGACGAAGGCGTGCGCGTGCACACCATCGCGTTCGGCGGCGACGGCGTGCTGACCCTGTTCGGCGTGCGCCTGCCGACCAGCGGCGGCGCCGAGGTCGACGAAGCGGCGCTGCGCCGCATCGCCGACCTCACCGGCGGCCGCTTCTTCCGCGCCCGCGACACCGCCGAGCTGGCCGGCATCTACGCCGAGATCGACCGGCTCGAACCGGTGCAGCGCGAAGGCAAGGCGGTGCGCCCGCGGCTGGAGCGCTATCCCTGGCCGCTCGGCGCCGCGCTGGCGCTGGGCCTGCTGGCGTTCGCGTGGCCGCGACGGAGGCCGGCATGA
- a CDS encoding DUF4381 family protein — MASPKQLPLRDVHLPGAPSLWPLAPGWWLLLAALAALALSLWWWQRRRTRRRREAERVFDEALAAATTPAAQVAAISELLRRAGRRRDRAADTLDGQAWLEFLDRGSKRRDFAEGPGRLLLEGGYRRQVDPAQAAALRELARRRFLQWMGVRA; from the coding sequence ATGGCTTCGCCGAAACAACTGCCGCTGCGCGACGTGCACCTGCCGGGCGCGCCCTCGCTGTGGCCGCTGGCGCCGGGCTGGTGGCTGCTGCTGGCGGCGCTGGCCGCGCTGGCGCTGTCGCTGTGGTGGTGGCAGCGCCGCCGCACCCGCCGCCGGCGCGAGGCCGAGCGCGTGTTCGACGAAGCCCTGGCCGCGGCGACCACGCCGGCCGCGCAGGTCGCGGCGATCTCCGAACTGCTGCGCCGCGCCGGCCGCCGCCGCGACCGCGCCGCCGACACCCTCGACGGCCAGGCCTGGCTGGAATTCCTCGATCGCGGCAGCAAGCGCCGCGATTTCGCCGAAGGTCCCGGCCGGCTGCTGCTGGAAGGCGGCTACCGGCGCCAGGTCGATCCGGCCCAGGCGGCCGCGCTGCGCGAACTGGCGCGGCGGCGGTTCCTGCAATGGATGGGCGTGCGCGCATGA
- a CDS encoding DUF58 domain-containing protein, translating to MSDGVVPSLAELVALRAAVAGRRSARQGRHGVSGQALSPLRGRGMEYAESREYSNGDDARHIDWRLTARTGRAHTKLFQAERERLSLIVADTSPGLYFGTRVRFKSVQAARAGAVAAWAAARDGDRIAALRGSLREPPVNPGSGPRGALRVLDAMVRWYAQPPAEDAGLEVALDHASRLLRPGSRMVVLAEPGSVAALPQRRWAVLAQHHEVIVLLLTDPIEAAPPQAALPFSHDGQRIELDLGAPAQRQRWHASFVAPVQAALEKLPARGVRVQALSTDAASESWLPLLGRTRPLVA from the coding sequence ATGAGCGACGGCGTCGTTCCCAGCCTGGCCGAGTTGGTGGCGCTGCGCGCCGCCGTCGCCGGCCGCCGCAGCGCGCGCCAGGGACGCCACGGCGTCAGCGGGCAGGCGTTGTCGCCGCTGCGCGGGCGCGGCATGGAGTACGCCGAGTCGCGCGAATACTCCAACGGCGACGACGCCCGCCACATCGACTGGCGGCTGACCGCGCGCACCGGCCGCGCCCACACCAAATTGTTCCAGGCCGAGCGCGAGCGCCTGAGCCTGATCGTCGCCGACACCTCGCCGGGGCTGTACTTCGGCACCCGGGTGCGCTTCAAGTCGGTGCAGGCCGCGCGCGCCGGCGCGGTCGCGGCCTGGGCCGCGGCGCGCGACGGCGACCGCATCGCCGCGCTGCGCGGCAGCCTGCGCGAGCCGCCGGTGAATCCCGGCAGCGGTCCGCGCGGCGCGCTGCGCGTGCTCGACGCGATGGTGCGCTGGTATGCGCAGCCGCCGGCCGAGGACGCCGGGCTGGAGGTCGCGCTCGACCACGCATCGCGCCTGCTGCGTCCGGGTTCGCGCATGGTGGTGCTGGCCGAGCCCGGCAGCGTCGCGGCGCTGCCGCAGCGGCGCTGGGCGGTGCTGGCCCAGCACCACGAAGTGATCGTGCTGCTGCTGACCGATCCGATCGAAGCCGCGCCGCCGCAGGCCGCGCTGCCGTTCAGCCACGACGGCCAACGCATCGAGCTCGACCTCGGCGCGCCGGCCCAGCGCCAGCGCTGGCACGCCAGCTTCGTCGCGCCGGTGCAGGCCGCGCTGGAAAAACTGCCGGCGCGCGGCGTGCGCGTGCAGGCGCTGTCGACCGACGCGGCCAGCGAATCCTGGCTGCCGCTGCTGGGCCGCACCCGGCCGTTGGTGGCCTGA
- a CDS encoding AAA family ATPase, translating to MDSATDHAQTPVAATSPADVARLHDAFRQLRDALAVEIVGQSELIERLLIALLADGHLLVEGAPGLAKTSAVRALAARLEADFARVQFTPDLLPADLTGTEVWRPQEGRFEFQAGPIFHPILLADEINRAPAKVQSALLEAMGERQVTVGRATYALPPLFLVMATQNPIEQEGTFPLPEAQLDRFLMHVRIGYPEAAAEAEILRLARERARQTLKPAPVAVQRMPLADVFAARSAVLDLHVAPAVERYLVELVLASRDAARYDATLARRIAWGASPRGSIALERCARAHAWLAGRDFVTPDDVRAIAPDVLRHRILPSYEATAEGWDGDRLLGELLKKVPLP from the coding sequence ATGGACAGCGCTACCGATCACGCCCAAACCCCTGTTGCCGCCACTTCTCCCGCCGATGTCGCCCGCCTGCACGACGCGTTCAGGCAATTGCGCGACGCGCTTGCCGTCGAGATCGTCGGCCAGTCCGAACTGATCGAGCGCCTGCTGATCGCCCTGCTCGCCGACGGCCACCTGTTGGTCGAAGGCGCGCCCGGCCTGGCCAAGACCAGCGCGGTGCGCGCGCTGGCCGCGCGCCTGGAAGCCGATTTCGCCCGCGTCCAGTTCACCCCGGACCTGCTGCCGGCCGACCTCACCGGCACCGAGGTGTGGCGTCCGCAGGAAGGCCGGTTCGAGTTCCAGGCCGGGCCGATCTTCCATCCGATCCTGCTCGCCGACGAAATCAACCGCGCCCCGGCCAAGGTGCAGTCGGCGTTGCTGGAAGCGATGGGCGAGCGCCAGGTCACCGTCGGCCGCGCCACCTACGCGCTGCCGCCGCTGTTCCTGGTCATGGCGACCCAGAACCCGATCGAGCAGGAGGGCACCTTCCCGCTGCCCGAGGCCCAGCTCGACCGTTTCCTCATGCACGTGCGCATCGGCTATCCCGAGGCCGCCGCCGAGGCCGAGATCCTGCGGCTGGCGCGCGAGCGCGCCCGCCAGACCCTCAAGCCCGCGCCGGTCGCGGTGCAGCGCATGCCGCTGGCGGACGTGTTCGCCGCGCGCTCGGCGGTGCTGGACCTGCACGTCGCGCCCGCGGTGGAGCGTTACCTGGTCGAGCTGGTGCTGGCCTCGCGCGACGCCGCCCGCTACGACGCCACCCTGGCCCGGCGCATCGCCTGGGGCGCCAGCCCGCGCGGCTCGATCGCGCTGGAGCGCTGCGCGCGCGCCCACGCCTGGCTGGCCGGACGCGACTTCGTCACTCCCGACGACGTGCGCGCGATCGCCCCGGACGTGCTGCGCCACCGCATCCTGCCGAGCTACGAGGCCACCGCCGAAGGCTGGGACGGCGATCGCCTGCTCGGCGAACTGCTCAAGAAGGTGCCGTTGCCTTGA